One stretch of Priestia megaterium DNA includes these proteins:
- a CDS encoding alpha/beta hydrolase — protein MKHIFKKGTDETKPTLLLLHGTGGTEQDLLPVADMIDSSCSVLSVRGNVLENGMPRFFRRLQEGIFDIEDLIERTKELHQFLDEAAETYSFDRNNIIAVGYSNGANIAGSLLFHYENSLKGAALLHPMVPRRGIEVPKTNTSIFIGAGTNDPICPASETEELSALLEKAGADVQVHWESFGHQLTRTEIEAAEKWYRSKF, from the coding sequence GTGAAACATATTTTTAAAAAAGGGACGGACGAGACGAAACCGACTTTATTGCTGTTGCATGGTACAGGAGGTACAGAACAAGATCTGCTCCCTGTTGCAGATATGATTGATTCCTCTTGCTCCGTATTATCTGTAAGAGGAAATGTACTAGAAAACGGAATGCCCCGTTTCTTTAGACGTTTACAAGAAGGAATATTTGATATAGAAGATTTAATTGAACGTACAAAAGAACTTCATCAATTTTTGGATGAAGCGGCTGAAACATATTCATTCGACCGAAACAACATCATAGCTGTAGGCTACTCAAATGGTGCCAATATTGCAGGAAGTTTGCTATTTCATTATGAGAATTCTTTAAAAGGGGCAGCCCTTCTTCATCCAATGGTTCCAAGAAGAGGAATTGAAGTGCCTAAGACCAACACCTCTATCTTTATTGGCGCAGGCACAAACGACCCTATTTGCCCAGCATCAGAAACGGAAGAACTTTCTGCGCTTTTAGAAAAAGCCGGAGCGGACGTACAGGTGCATTGGGAATCATTTGGTCATCAGTTAACACGAACAGAAATTGAAGCAGCTGAAAAATGGTATCGGTCAAAATTTTAA
- a CDS encoding DMT family transporter yields MQKETREKMGVLLGLVGVICFSLTLPSTSIAVEYFGTTVAGLGRTAVAAILVAVILIVRKEKFPSLRQFKSLLIVALGAVLGFPLLTSWAMKSLPVSHGAVELALLPLATAGFAMFRAGERPSLKFWISSIIGSAAVIVYALHLGFGQLQFADAALLAAVLILGLSYAEGGVLARALGSWQVIAWAIIIGAPFFMIPVGLSITAEMLHAPLQAWVSLIYLSVVSQFLAYVAWYSGMAMGGIARVSQVQYLQPFLMILFAALFLGESITLFTLAIAIIVVFSVVLGKNASVSKKEVHTQEMVNKDA; encoded by the coding sequence ATGCAAAAAGAAACTAGAGAGAAAATGGGCGTATTGTTGGGATTAGTAGGCGTTATCTGTTTTAGCTTAACCCTTCCTTCTACAAGCATTGCAGTCGAGTATTTCGGAACGACAGTCGCCGGTTTAGGAAGAACAGCTGTAGCTGCTATTTTAGTAGCAGTGATATTGATTGTACGAAAAGAAAAATTTCCTTCTCTTCGTCAATTTAAAAGTCTGCTGATCGTCGCTTTAGGCGCAGTTTTAGGGTTTCCTCTGCTCACTTCTTGGGCAATGAAATCATTGCCTGTTTCTCACGGAGCGGTTGAACTCGCTCTTTTACCATTAGCCACAGCCGGTTTTGCTATGTTTAGAGCAGGTGAACGTCCTTCTTTAAAATTCTGGATCTCAAGTATAATCGGTTCGGCAGCTGTTATCGTGTATGCTCTTCACCTCGGATTTGGTCAACTGCAGTTTGCCGATGCAGCTTTACTAGCAGCGGTGCTGATACTTGGACTGAGCTACGCAGAAGGAGGGGTGTTAGCAAGAGCATTAGGCAGCTGGCAAGTAATTGCTTGGGCCATTATCATCGGTGCGCCATTTTTTATGATTCCAGTGGGACTAAGCATTACAGCTGAAATGCTTCATGCGCCTTTACAAGCGTGGGTTAGTTTGATTTATCTCTCAGTAGTTAGTCAATTTTTAGCATACGTTGCTTGGTACAGCGGGATGGCTATGGGGGGAATAGCCAGAGTTAGCCAGGTTCAATATTTACAGCCATTTTTAATGATTCTGTTTGCAGCTCTATTTCTAGGCGAATCAATTACACTTTTTACTCTTGCTATAGCAATAATTGTTGTCTTTTCGGTTGTACTAGGCAAAAACGCCTCGGTATCAAAAAAAGAAGTGCATACACAGGAAATGGTGAATAAAGACGCTTAA
- a CDS encoding polysaccharide biosynthesis protein translates to MNTFLKGTFILAGAAFAGELIEFLVNMVLARELGREGMGMYMTVLPIIFLIATVANLELPISISKFLAEHHRKEHQHMMKHATIFATAVSLGIFFITLAVLAAFPFFSHYHPYLKWVVLCFIPVVSFSAVLRGYFTGKNNMTTIAVSNFIRKAFQLTILFVVFQMFAFTDVKMSLFIAICTLIGTEAVILLYFFITYVTQISVLSRGHRPLLSPSEIRKKLLGVSLPTTGLRLFNAVCNAIQPFLIKHALVLSGMTLTGATQHFGMLTGVAMSIGFFPAFFAHSLLVALIPAVSEAHAKNQEEQLQRLLTQSMQMTFLYGIPSIVAMYFFAEPLTNLFFHSTEAVYYLKALWPYFLFHFFAVPLQAYLIGLGYVKDAFYHTIWSHIVSFSLMFFLGSQTNIGMQGIIIGMNCGVVVLTVLHYVTICKVINVSFFSLKHKTHLS, encoded by the coding sequence ATGAACACTTTTTTGAAAGGAACGTTTATTCTAGCAGGTGCTGCCTTTGCAGGAGAGTTAATTGAATTTCTTGTAAATATGGTACTTGCTAGAGAATTAGGAAGGGAAGGCATGGGCATGTACATGACTGTTCTTCCTATCATTTTTCTTATTGCCACCGTAGCTAACTTAGAACTGCCTATTTCTATTTCTAAATTTCTTGCTGAACATCATCGCAAAGAACATCAGCATATGATGAAGCATGCCACCATTTTTGCTACTGCTGTGAGCTTGGGAATCTTTTTTATTACACTGGCCGTATTAGCAGCCTTTCCATTTTTTAGTCACTATCATCCTTACTTAAAATGGGTTGTACTATGTTTCATTCCGGTTGTTTCATTTTCAGCGGTGCTTCGTGGATATTTTACGGGTAAAAATAATATGACGACTATCGCTGTTTCTAATTTTATCCGCAAAGCCTTTCAGCTAACGATTTTATTTGTTGTTTTTCAAATGTTTGCTTTCACAGATGTTAAAATGTCACTGTTTATTGCGATTTGTACGCTAATTGGGACCGAAGCTGTTATTTTGCTTTATTTTTTTATCACGTATGTTACTCAGATAAGTGTTTTATCAAGAGGGCACAGACCTCTGCTTTCTCCAAGTGAGATTCGGAAAAAGCTGTTAGGCGTCTCACTTCCGACCACAGGACTGCGTTTATTTAATGCGGTATGCAATGCTATTCAGCCGTTTTTAATCAAACACGCGCTCGTTTTATCTGGAATGACTTTAACCGGGGCAACGCAGCATTTTGGTATGCTAACAGGGGTAGCGATGTCGATCGGCTTTTTTCCGGCTTTCTTTGCTCATTCTCTTTTAGTAGCACTAATACCCGCTGTATCTGAAGCTCATGCGAAAAATCAGGAAGAACAGCTTCAAAGACTTTTGACTCAAAGTATGCAAATGACATTTTTATATGGGATTCCGTCTATAGTGGCGATGTATTTCTTTGCTGAGCCGCTTACCAACTTGTTTTTTCATTCTACAGAAGCCGTGTACTATCTAAAGGCTTTATGGCCGTATTTTCTTTTTCACTTCTTTGCCGTCCCGCTTCAAGCTTATTTAATTGGCCTTGGCTATGTAAAAGATGCTTTTTATCATACGATTTGGTCTCATATTGTATCTTTTTCCCTGATGTTTTTCTTAGGATCACAAACAAATATTGGCATGCAGGGAATTATTATCGGGATGAACTGTGGCGTGGTTGTCTTGACCGTTCTGCATTATGTAACGATTTGCAAAGTCATTAACGTTTCCTTTTTTTCACTTAAGCATAAAACGCATTTATCTTAA
- a CDS encoding transglycosylase domain-containing protein, producing the protein MRKFILAFLVVVLIVMLGVTYVLKQFQQTADLSYSKLQSVQSTVVYDKNDRKIDELYKTVPRQNVSSNEIPDYVKMAFVATEDRRFYKHFGIDLQGIGRALFTNIVTMSKAEGASTITQQLARNLYLSSDKTIKRKVDEMFLSLGLERQFTKDQILELYLNQIYFGSGVYGIGAASQLYFNKPVSDLTVGEAALLAGLPKAPSTYSPSNSTEKATARRNVVLKLMHDQNVISDTQYQQALNERVVKPSIPVKKANQNQAFIDYVIKEAAQQYGVSADDLYEGGYAIYTDFDPNLQESINNSVANHTFRDDDINSKVEVGISAVNPKTGAISAMYGGRSYERNGLNRATSGYQLGSAIKPLAVYGPALETGDYTPTSLLSDERQDFGGGYSPKNANGQYQDHVTMRQALTRSLNVPAVWLLNEIGTRTSAKFMEKAGLPLEDDDKSKLGLALGGTTTTFSPLQLAQGYTTFANKGIMTKPYAIRKLEMRGGAVKKPDIQTERVMSEENADTMTSMLQDVIEKSYGTGVNARSSRDAAGKTGTTNDDKDAWFVGYTDDAVVSIHAGFDNANSTQKTKYLSGGGGQDPATLFSSIMNNW; encoded by the coding sequence ATGAGGAAATTTATTTTAGCCTTTTTAGTCGTTGTTTTAATTGTAATGCTAGGAGTTACCTATGTATTAAAGCAATTTCAGCAAACGGCTGATTTATCTTACTCGAAACTGCAGTCGGTTCAAAGTACGGTAGTCTATGACAAAAATGACCGTAAGATTGACGAATTGTATAAAACCGTTCCCCGTCAAAATGTTTCGAGCAATGAAATTCCCGATTATGTAAAAATGGCGTTTGTTGCAACGGAAGACCGTCGTTTTTACAAGCATTTTGGGATTGATTTACAAGGTATTGGTCGCGCCCTTTTTACGAACATTGTAACAATGAGTAAAGCTGAAGGCGCAAGTACCATTACGCAGCAGTTAGCAAGAAATCTGTATTTATCTAGTGATAAGACCATTAAACGTAAAGTAGATGAAATGTTTCTATCGCTAGGCTTAGAAAGACAATTTACAAAAGATCAAATCTTGGAATTATATTTAAATCAAATTTATTTCGGAAGCGGTGTATATGGTATTGGTGCAGCTTCTCAGCTTTATTTTAATAAGCCTGTATCAGATTTAACCGTAGGCGAAGCTGCGCTTTTAGCAGGACTGCCAAAAGCGCCGAGTACGTATTCACCAAGCAATAGTACAGAAAAAGCGACAGCCCGCCGAAACGTTGTATTAAAACTGATGCATGACCAAAACGTTATTAGTGACACGCAGTATCAGCAAGCACTAAACGAACGTGTTGTAAAGCCAAGCATTCCGGTCAAAAAAGCAAACCAAAATCAGGCCTTTATTGACTACGTCATCAAAGAAGCTGCTCAGCAGTACGGCGTATCAGCGGATGATCTTTATGAAGGCGGCTATGCGATTTACACAGATTTTGATCCTAATTTACAGGAATCGATTAATAACTCTGTAGCAAATCATACGTTCCGAGATGATGACATCAACAGCAAAGTAGAAGTAGGAATCTCAGCTGTTAATCCTAAAACGGGCGCCATTTCGGCTATGTATGGAGGACGCAGCTATGAACGGAACGGTTTGAACCGCGCTACTAGCGGCTATCAGCTTGGATCAGCTATTAAGCCGTTAGCCGTATATGGTCCTGCGTTAGAAACTGGAGACTATACGCCAACTTCACTGTTAAGTGATGAACGCCAGGACTTTGGCGGCGGATACAGTCCTAAAAATGCAAATGGACAATATCAAGACCATGTTACAATGCGCCAAGCGCTTACTCGTTCGCTTAACGTTCCAGCCGTTTGGCTTTTAAATGAAATAGGCACTCGCACAAGTGCAAAATTCATGGAAAAAGCTGGGCTTCCTCTTGAAGATGACGATAAGTCAAAATTAGGACTTGCTCTTGGGGGAACGACAACAACGTTCTCTCCCCTTCAGTTAGCACAAGGATACACGACTTTTGCTAACAAAGGCATTATGACTAAACCATACGCGATTCGAAAACTCGAGATGCGCGGCGGTGCAGTGAAGAAGCCGGACATTCAGACAGAGCGAGTAATGAGTGAAGAAAATGCAGATACGATGACATCCATGCTCCAAGATGTTATTGAAAAAAGCTATGGAACAGGTGTTAACGCTCGTTCTTCACGAGATGCTGCAGGTAAAACCGGTACAACCAATGATGACAAAGATGCTTGGTTTGTCGGGTATACCGATGATGCAGTCGTCTCTATCCACGCTGGCTTTGATAACGCCAATTCTACGCAAAAAACGAAATACTTATCAGGCGGCGGCGGACAAGATCCTGCTACACTCTTTAGTTCGATTATGAATAATTGGTAA
- a CDS encoding PLP-dependent aminotransferase family protein: MSLKYLKIMEEIKLGLANGSLIAGGKLPSVRRLSQHFSCSKNTVIKAYSELEKEHLIYSVPKSGYYVVAEFQHRTNENEVIDFLSAGPDKNVMPYLEFQHCINQAIEHYKEELFTYSDQQGSYSLRVQLVKHLQNLQVFTQAERLVVVSGSQQALHLLVSMPFPNGKNNILIEQPTYFGFIESLTLHQATTFGIELSMEGIDLDRLEYIFRNNDIKFFYIIPRFHNPLGHCYTNFEKKKIVELAEKYDVYIVEDDFLGDLDPDTKSDPLFSFNPSGRVIYIKSFSKIFLPGLRIAAIVLPSLMNSNFLRYKFSSDFNSSALSQGALEIYLKSGMFTSHLKKIKEVYHTKMQTLVEACDSLLPAHTHFSKPTSGFYLSVSLPENVTAKQIVHMLNEQHIYVDDASRFFLPEYKRDALLRLSISQVNTNTIKRGIEQLAQCITLIDDRKNHPIPNNLFPL; this comes from the coding sequence ATGAGTTTGAAATATCTAAAAATTATGGAAGAAATTAAGCTTGGCCTAGCAAATGGATCACTTATTGCAGGTGGTAAACTCCCTTCTGTTCGCCGACTATCCCAACATTTTTCGTGCAGCAAGAATACCGTTATCAAAGCGTACAGTGAACTAGAAAAAGAGCATTTAATTTATTCTGTTCCTAAAAGCGGCTACTACGTTGTGGCAGAATTTCAACATAGGACGAATGAAAATGAAGTGATTGATTTCTTGTCTGCTGGTCCAGATAAAAACGTTATGCCTTATCTTGAATTTCAGCATTGTATAAACCAAGCGATTGAACACTACAAAGAAGAGCTTTTTACATACTCTGATCAACAAGGCTCTTACTCATTACGGGTACAGTTAGTGAAACACTTGCAGAACCTACAGGTGTTCACTCAAGCTGAAAGGTTAGTTGTTGTATCCGGGTCTCAGCAAGCTCTTCACTTATTAGTTTCTATGCCATTTCCAAATGGAAAAAATAATATCCTGATTGAACAGCCCACTTATTTCGGTTTTATCGAGTCTCTTACGCTGCACCAAGCTACTACTTTTGGGATCGAGCTATCGATGGAAGGGATTGACCTTGATCGTTTGGAGTACATTTTTCGAAATAATGACATAAAATTTTTCTATATTATTCCAAGGTTTCACAATCCTCTTGGGCATTGTTATACAAATTTTGAGAAGAAAAAAATCGTGGAGCTAGCCGAAAAATACGATGTATATATAGTGGAAGATGACTTTTTGGGTGACCTTGATCCCGATACAAAATCAGATCCTTTATTTTCTTTTAATCCTTCTGGACGAGTCATTTACATTAAAAGCTTTTCGAAAATCTTTCTTCCTGGGTTACGCATTGCTGCTATCGTGCTTCCTTCGTTAATGAATAGCAACTTTTTACGATATAAATTCAGTTCAGATTTTAATAGTTCAGCGCTTTCTCAAGGTGCTCTTGAAATTTATTTAAAAAGCGGCATGTTTACTAGTCATCTTAAAAAGATAAAAGAGGTATACCATACCAAAATGCAAACCCTTGTAGAAGCATGTGATTCATTGCTACCGGCTCATACACATTTTTCTAAACCAACTTCAGGATTCTATTTATCCGTTAGTTTACCTGAGAATGTGACAGCAAAACAGATCGTTCACATGCTAAACGAGCAGCACATATATGTTGATGATGCTTCTAGATTTTTTTTACCAGAATACAAACGAGACGCTCTTCTCCGATTAAGCATCTCACAAGTAAATACGAATACTATCAAACGAGGCATTGAACAGCTGGCTCAGTGCATTACTTTAATTGATGATAGAAAAAATCATCCTATTCCAAATAACCTTTTCCCCTTGTAG
- a CDS encoding type 1 glutamine amidotransferase domain-containing protein has protein sequence MARVLAVLSSGYEEKDYHTGWWAEELFAPLQKLEDAGHTVDLASPFGGKPEVDVRSISEDFDPDGTYKKLYESGRADQTMKLEEVDAENYDVILVVGGHGAMFDLAKNVDLHALMNKVYDNGGILAAECHGPSVFAFLKGSDDELLIKGLDVTGYPDEIEPEEVLPFLPYSLEQELREVANYIPEMDKKAYAVWANDQIVTSRDPFSSELMGDELVKKLNK, from the coding sequence ATGGCAAGAGTGTTAGCTGTATTATCAAGCGGATACGAAGAGAAAGATTATCACACAGGTTGGTGGGCAGAAGAATTATTTGCTCCGCTGCAAAAGCTTGAGGACGCAGGGCACACCGTTGATTTAGCCTCGCCTTTTGGAGGTAAGCCGGAAGTAGACGTTCGAAGTATTTCAGAAGACTTTGATCCAGACGGAACGTATAAGAAATTATATGAATCAGGAAGAGCGGATCAGACAATGAAACTTGAAGAAGTAGATGCTGAGAACTATGACGTTATCTTAGTAGTAGGCGGCCACGGCGCTATGTTTGACTTAGCAAAAAATGTGGACTTGCATGCACTTATGAACAAAGTGTACGACAACGGAGGTATTTTAGCAGCTGAGTGTCACGGACCTTCTGTTTTTGCTTTCTTGAAAGGATCCGATGATGAACTGTTAATTAAAGGACTAGACGTAACCGGTTATCCTGATGAAATTGAACCGGAAGAAGTACTTCCCTTTTTACCATACAGTTTAGAACAAGAACTTCGTGAAGTGGCTAACTACATCCCTGAGATGGATAAAAAAGCATATGCCGTTTGGGCAAATGATCAAATTGTCACAAGCCGAGATCCTTTTTCTTCTGAATTAATGGGTGATGAATTAGTTAAAAAGCTAAATAAATAA
- a CDS encoding DedA family protein, whose amino-acid sequence MDLTIISQYIHSYGYIVILLVLFCGIVGIPAPEESFLILLGMFIAKHQLNLYESSVFAFLGVITGMLTAYGLGRYAGTPFFDKYGKYVGLTKEKIEAASGSYHKYGIWTILFGLYIPGLRQISPYMAGISRYPFLLYLLLSVVGSLVWVLSFLILGYYVGDRIHISYIIMGAVAFFVIYLLIKRKRNRKRLERRDGQ is encoded by the coding sequence GTGGACTTAACAATTATTTCTCAGTATATACATTCCTATGGTTATATTGTTATTTTACTTGTACTTTTTTGTGGGATTGTTGGAATTCCAGCGCCTGAAGAATCATTTTTAATATTATTAGGCATGTTTATTGCCAAACATCAGCTGAACTTATACGAATCATCCGTTTTTGCTTTTTTAGGTGTTATAACTGGAATGCTTACTGCTTACGGGCTAGGAAGGTATGCGGGAACCCCATTTTTTGATAAATATGGAAAATACGTAGGGTTAACCAAAGAGAAAATTGAAGCGGCAAGCGGCAGCTACCATAAATATGGGATATGGACCATTTTATTTGGTTTATATATTCCAGGCTTGCGTCAAATTAGCCCATATATGGCGGGAATAAGTCGCTATCCGTTTTTGCTTTATTTATTGTTATCGGTAGTAGGAAGTCTAGTATGGGTCCTTTCTTTTCTGATTCTAGGTTACTACGTAGGAGATCGAATTCATATTTCGTATATTATCATGGGCGCTGTAGCTTTTTTTGTCATTTATTTACTTATAAAAAGAAAAAGAAACCGAAAACGTCTTGAGAGGAGGGATGGTCAATGA
- a CDS encoding polysaccharide deacetylase family protein codes for MTRFFIVLLFVLMVICVYTIISQTLYRRYHSSVIIKGAKKHKIAITFDDGPHPVYTPKILDLFKLHEMKATFFIVGELGEKHPSILNRMIDEGHEVAIHHHRHVSAWTQTPWQLRRQIHQCAQVIEKVTNQKPLFYRPPWGHLNMSSLSMAKPYHLVIWTGIFQDWTLKTTKTALVQKLMRKVEDGAIFVLHDNGDTPGADEKAPEMTIAALEEFLPYLKQQGYESITMQQLMNQS; via the coding sequence ATGACTCGTTTTTTTATTGTTTTACTTTTCGTTCTAATGGTTATATGTGTATATACCATTATTTCGCAAACCCTTTACCGTCGCTATCATTCATCAGTCATAATAAAAGGGGCAAAAAAGCATAAAATAGCTATAACATTTGACGATGGGCCTCATCCTGTTTATACGCCAAAAATTTTGGACTTGTTCAAACTGCATGAAATGAAAGCTACTTTTTTTATTGTGGGAGAACTAGGGGAAAAACACCCGTCTATTTTAAACAGGATGATCGATGAAGGACATGAAGTAGCTATACATCATCATCGTCATGTGAGTGCATGGACGCAAACACCTTGGCAATTAAGAAGACAAATTCATCAATGTGCACAGGTTATAGAGAAAGTAACAAATCAAAAGCCGCTTTTTTATCGTCCGCCGTGGGGACATTTAAATATGAGCAGTTTATCAATGGCCAAGCCATATCACCTTGTGATCTGGACAGGAATCTTTCAGGATTGGACACTAAAAACAACGAAAACGGCATTAGTTCAAAAACTAATGCGTAAAGTAGAAGATGGAGCCATTTTTGTTTTACACGATAATGGAGATACCCCGGGAGCAGATGAAAAAGCACCTGAAATGACGATTGCGGCGTTAGAAGAATTTTTACCTTACTTAAAACAGCAAGGGTATGAAAGTATAACCATGCAGCAATTGATGAATCAATCGTAA
- a CDS encoding MGDG synthase family glycosyltransferase has translation MRKVLFLPLFQMPSGHHQVADAVMDAIMERFSHVICQKIDCLSYWSKPLEQMISSIYMKWISVFPKQFEKFYYGHVYKKNDHTMDDFVVKKWPIIEYHMKKLIDAEQPDVIVCTHSFPSCVLSGLKEKGIIDLPIINVYTDFLVSDVWGKNGIELHCVPDQDTKAFLQNVHGVKESSIYVTGIPVHKAFLKRRIDHLMPQKHILIAGGNSGLGNVRKMLQQLPQNCTYMYYVLCGKNKKLYQELIKLNHPRIKAVSYVKSREKMNDLYEGADAIVTKAGGVTISEALHKRLPIFIHSSLPGQEQINIEYLKEKELLIPLNDAEAFEQQLKNILENDVKRNRLIKRMDEYVDSLEVKVDRVLADHFKLYRYETSQNQF, from the coding sequence ATGAGGAAGGTTTTATTCTTACCGCTTTTTCAGATGCCATCTGGTCATCACCAAGTAGCAGACGCCGTTATGGATGCCATCATGGAGCGTTTTTCGCACGTTATTTGTCAAAAAATTGATTGTTTAAGCTATTGGAGCAAACCGCTTGAACAAATGATTTCATCGATATACATGAAGTGGATTTCTGTTTTTCCAAAGCAGTTTGAAAAATTTTATTACGGTCATGTATACAAAAAAAACGACCATACGATGGATGATTTTGTTGTGAAAAAGTGGCCGATTATCGAATACCATATGAAGAAATTAATTGATGCAGAGCAGCCGGACGTCATTGTTTGTACACACAGCTTTCCTTCCTGTGTATTAAGCGGGTTAAAAGAAAAAGGAATCATTGATCTTCCTATTATAAACGTATACACCGACTTCTTAGTAAGCGACGTATGGGGTAAAAATGGAATTGAGCTTCACTGCGTGCCTGATCAGGATACAAAAGCGTTTTTACAGAACGTTCACGGTGTAAAAGAGTCTTCTATTTATGTAACGGGCATTCCCGTTCATAAAGCGTTTTTAAAAAGACGGATTGACCATCTCATGCCACAGAAACATATACTGATTGCCGGAGGGAATTCCGGCCTTGGAAATGTACGCAAAATGCTTCAGCAGCTTCCGCAAAACTGTACGTATATGTATTATGTGCTGTGCGGAAAAAACAAAAAGTTGTATCAAGAACTAATAAAATTAAACCACCCGAGAATTAAAGCGGTCTCGTATGTAAAATCGAGAGAGAAAATGAATGATTTATATGAGGGAGCAGATGCCATTGTCACAAAAGCGGGGGGAGTGACAATTAGCGAAGCCCTTCATAAGAGACTACCTATTTTTATTCATTCATCTCTTCCCGGTCAAGAACAAATTAACATTGAATATCTAAAAGAAAAAGAGCTGCTTATACCGCTTAATGATGCTGAAGCCTTTGAACAGCAGCTTAAGAACATTTTAGAAAATGATGTAAAACGAAACCGTTTGATAAAACGAATGGACGAATATGTAGACAGCTTAGAAGTAAAAGTTGACCGCGTGCTTGCAGATCATTTTAAGCTGTATCGATATGAGACAAGTCAAAATCAATTTTAA
- a CDS encoding FixH family protein yields the protein MKKRISISIISLCLLLTACGQEPAQSKNAEQPKPLDVNLQGPEALQKNESGNYKAEVTYGDEKVKNDDVEMIEFEIEKKDGEGKGKMLKPKQVGEGVYEIQTSFSEPGTYTVQSHVSAKGTHNMPLITVTVK from the coding sequence ATGAAAAAAAGAATAAGTATATCTATAATCAGTCTTTGTTTACTTTTAACGGCCTGTGGTCAGGAACCTGCTCAAAGCAAAAATGCTGAGCAACCAAAACCGTTGGACGTAAATCTTCAAGGCCCAGAGGCGTTACAGAAAAATGAAAGCGGTAACTACAAAGCCGAAGTTACATATGGAGACGAAAAAGTGAAAAATGATGATGTTGAAATGATTGAATTTGAAATAGAGAAAAAAGATGGCGAAGGGAAAGGGAAGATGTTAAAGCCTAAACAAGTAGGAGAAGGTGTATACGAGATACAAACATCTTTCTCTGAGCCTGGCACATATACCGTGCAATCACATGTTTCTGCAAAAGGGACGCATAACATGCCTCTTATAACCGTTACGGTTAAATGA